One Oryza sativa Japonica Group chromosome 8, ASM3414082v1 DNA window includes the following coding sequences:
- the LOC4345687 gene encoding CBL-interacting protein kinase 6 yields MMAAAAEEGEGKKGGGTVLQGRYEMGRVLGHGNFGRVHVARDLRTGRSVAVKVVAKEKVVRAGMMEQIKREIAVMKRVSHPNIVELHEVMATRSKIYLALELVRGGELFGRIVRLGRVREDAARHYFRQLVSAVDFCHSRGVYHRDLKPENLLLDEAGNLKVVDFGLSALADHARADGLLHTLCGTPGYAAPEVLRDKGYDGAKADLWSCGVILYVLLAGSLPFPDDNIVTLYRKAQRGDYRCPAWLSTDARRLIPRLLDPNPTTRISVAQLVETPWFKKTSISRPVSIELPPAFADPAPAKEEAEKDEPETLNAFHLISLSEGFDLSPLFEGDSAKGRRDGGMLFATREPASGVISRLEGVAARGGGRMRVTKSGARGVRLEGAERGGAKGRLAVAADIFSVAPSVLVVDVKKDGGDTLEYRSFCSEELRPALQDIVWGAAADPTPTAAV; encoded by the coding sequence atgatggcggcggcggcggaggagggggaggggaagaagggCGGCGGCACGGTGCTGCAGGGGAGGTACGAGATGGGGCGGGTGCTCGGCCACGGCAACTTCGGGCGGGTGCACGTGGCGCGGGACCTGAGGACCGGGAGGAGCGTGGCGGTGAAGGTGGTGGCGAAGGAGAAGGTGGTGCGCGCCGGGATGATGGAGCAGATCAAGCGGGAGATCGCCGTCATGAAGCGCGTCTCCCACCCCAACATCGTCGAGCTCCACGAGGTGATGGCCACGCGCTCCAAGATCTACCTCGCGCTCGAGCTCGTCCGCGGCGGGGAGCTCTTCGGCCGCATCGTCCGCCTCGGCCGCGTCAGGGAGGACGCCGCGCGGCACTACTTCCGGCAGCTCGTCTCCGCCGTCGACTTCTGCCACTCCCGCGGCGTCTACCACCGCGACCTCAAGCCGGAGAACCTGCTGCTCGACGAGGCCGGGAACCTCAAGGTGGTCGACTTCGGCCTCAGCGCGCTcgccgaccacgcccgcgccgaCGGCCTCCTCCACACGCTCTGCGGCACGCCGGGGTACGCCGCGCCCGAGGTGCTCCGCGACAAGGGCTACGACGGCGCCAAGGCCGACCTCTGGTCCTGCGGCGTCATCCTCTACGTGCTCCTCGCCGGGTCCCTCCCGTTCCCCGACGACAACATCGTCACCCTGTACCGGAAGGCCCAGCGCGGCGACTACCGGTGCCCGGCGTGGCTGTCCACCGACGCGCGCCGCCTCATCCCCAGGCTGCTCGACCCCAACCCGACCACCCGCATCAGCGTCGCGCAGCTCGTCGAGACGCCGTGGTTCAAGAAGACGTCCATCTCCAGGCCTGTGAGCATAGAGCTTCCTCCGGCCTTTGCCGATCCTGCTCCGGCTAAGGAGGAGGCCGAGAAGGACGAGCCGGAGACGCTGAACGCGTTCCACCTGATATCACTCTCGGAGGGGTTCGACCTCTCGCCGCTGTTCGAGGGGGACTCGGCCAAGGGGAGGCGGGACGGTGGCATGCTGTTCGCGACGCGGGAGCCAGCGAGCGGCGTGATCTCCCGCCTcgagggggtggcggcgcgcggcggcggccggatgcGGGTGACCAAGAGCGGCGCCCGCGGCGTGCGCCTGGAGGGCGCGGAGCGCGGCGGGGCCAAGGGCCgcctcgccgtggccgccgaCATCTTCAGCGTGGCGCCCtccgtcctcgtcgtcgacgtcaagaaggacggcggcgacacgcTCGAGTACCGCTCATTCTGCAGCGAGGAGCTCCGGCCGGCGCTCCAGGACATCGTctggggcgccgccgccgacccaacgccgaccgccgccgtctgA